From the Rhea pennata isolate bPtePen1 chromosome 1, bPtePen1.pri, whole genome shotgun sequence genome, the window TAAATTAGTCACTCTGTGAACAAAGTCAGGAACTGCAGTGCTGGAGACGCCAGTGCCCTTGGATGGTTCTCCATTTGATGGAAGCCTGGCTTCCATGTTGTCTTTAACATGTAgtaaattaaattcttctgcAAGAAgttcatattctttttccttcttttgaagCAGTGAGTCCCTGTATGTAAGCTCTTTCTGAATGCAGCTCAAGCATGAATTGATTCTCAGACCATCTTTCATACTTTTTTCCAGCTCACATTTTACACTTTCCAAATTTGAGTTTTCCAGGTCAGCATTAGTAGCTCCTTCTGTGTGCACatcatctgcatttctttctgtgcatATACCACGTACCTCTTTTTCAATTTCAGCACAAAGCTTTTCTATTAATTGTTTGTGATGTTTCAACCTCTCTTCAACCTGTAATATTCCCTCActtttattcaaatattcatGCATCTCTTTTTGATCATCTGGTCTATTCATTTGCTGCTCAGCTTCATTTGGACTGACCATTAGATAAGAGTCCTGTACGTAATTTTCTCCATCATTGGCTACACGATCTAGATGGAATTTAGcttcacatttttctatttccagaTCTAGTTCCTTCATTCTAAGGACTTGCTGATGAATCGTATGATCTTGAGAAATGATCAGATGAATCAATGTCTCCATATTATCTCTCTCTTGCTGAACACTGTCCTGTTTAAGTTTGGCCAATTTCCGGAAAGTCTTCCTgacaattttcttttgcttgtctATTGGTAACATCTTCATGTAATTTGCTGGACTGAGCTCCCACTGTTTTTCTACATTTTGTACTACCTTAGCTTCAGCTGTCTTCCACAgtggaaatgagaggaaagcaTCAGACTTTACCAATACAAAGTGCAAATTAGGCTGCTCTTCTCCCCAGGCCTTCCAGAGTCTCAGAATCTTTGTCAAAGGAGGAAGGACTCGCTCAGAACCTCTCCATTTCTCTATAATACAGTAATCACTAGGTTTTCCAAAAAGgacttttttctctccaaatgtTGTCTGATGTTCCTCCAGTAGCGCTTGAATCACTTCTGCACAAGTTGTGCGCTTTGTCAGGCCACATACAATCTTCTCCTCCTGGCAAACCCAAACCACAATCTCTCTTTCATTTGAAGCCATGTCCTTGCTGGgagatctggaaagaaaaatgacacaaAATATAAGTTACACTTCAATGGCATAGACTAtgtgaataaaaaatataattctgatATGACTACCATACTGAAAACTGCtcatattcttttatttttttttttaattacttggAGAAATACCTTTGGATTAAGTAATAGAAAAGCATGCCTGTTTCAACTGCTGCTCTAATATTATTACTAATCCAGATGAATGTAAATTCtacataaaatttcttttatccCTTTTTTGGTATATTTAACGAGCATGTGTTAACAAGAAGTGACAAAAGTTTGGCAAAATGTCCAGACTCCACTGGAGTCATGTAACTTTCAGATCTGCATATCAGTTCTCATCACATAAACATTGCATAAACATCGATAGGCTGTTAATATCACTTAtgcttttgaaggaaagaaTCGTGTTTCCAAACGCACACTGAACATACATGGCCTTTGAAATACCactcaaaataagaaaagatgaTAGAACAGCATCTGAGTTAAAAGAACATGATGGTAAGACAAAACTATAGCTTTTCTgccacacatgcacacagaaaacCATAAACATCATTGCTTGCTATTGTGATTTTCATTAGCAAATCTCATGAAATCTGGTACTATTACTAACGTACCAAACTGCATGAATCCCAATGACTTCTGAGAGAATATTAGCTTTGAGAATATACCCATACACTTTTTTAACCTTTGAAATGATGTAGAAATGCTTCAGAATCTAACTTATATGAATGCcatgaagttttaaaagttaaaataacacattttttaatttatgaattcTACTGAATAGAGTATTAACCTAACTTTACCAGCTGATACCAATTTACAGATTAAGACATCTAAATTCAGGTATTGAGGATCCCATTATTGTTACTGTAGCTCTCTAATCAAACCTAATTACTGGAACCTAGAGAGTCATCCAGCTGACCAAACGTAGATGTTCACACTAGAGTAAACTCTTAAGTTTGTCCCCATCTGTCCAACCTGGACTGCAAAGGACTACATCCAATGATGAAAGACCAGTCAGCCGATGCAGGAGATGAGGCTGAAAGTAATGGAATTTCTACTGAATATTACAATCCTCCAGCTTCCATAAGCTTAATTTGCTGCTTACCCTGAGCCGGGGATTTGGCATCTTGCCTAGAATGTTAAAACAATTAATTCCTGagaaatttttgcattttttggtATCACTTTCAGTTCATTTGAACGGATGAGACAGTCCCACAGGGAAAGCCTGAAAATGATAATGACAATTTGGACAGTATCCTAAGGGCTTAATACCATGATTGTTCCTATCGGGCAGTACTTTGTCACAGCAGTTTTCTAGTCATTTGAGATGCAGTAGGAATGGAGTCATACTTGACTTAATTAGGGTAATACTCTGTGATTATTAAAGCAACccaacttgcttttctttcttaactgCTACACAACTTGAAAGACAAGTGCAATCCAAAAAACTGAACTATGATTGACTCAGCTGTAGGTACCACTCTGACTGGGAGGCAAGAATCTTCCAAAGACAGGTGAGTGCAacataatagtaataaaatctAGAAGAGTGAGTTTTATCAGTATCATTGCACAGGAAAACTCTGTCCAACAGCATTGTTTCATCTCTTGGAAcattcctctttaaaaaattgtgttttgttaAATTACTCTGAGTGATGAAATCATCTTCTTATTTCAATAGTTCCTTCTTATCGGCCAGCATTTTGCTGGCATTTATTACTGACAGTTATAATTTTTAATTGGTGTTTGGAAgattaataaatgttttctagACTAATAcccaaaataagaaaatacatatcaaagagagagaaaatggcaGAACATCACAAATAAGCAGAAATATGCAGGTTAAAattgggagggagggaaggaggagagaaaagaaggaaaaaaatactagatTAAATGATGCTACTGTTAAATATGTcatatgctgaaaaaaaaatcattatttgtcCTTTCTGTAGGTTTACAGAATACAGGGTGctactgaaacatttttgtctGCCGACAGATTGATAGTAAAATGAAACTTGCATAAATAGATAATTGCAACATAGGTCTTTGCAACACAGGTTATCTATGACTGTCAAATACCTCTCCTCACActtacataaaaagaaaaaaaatccagctgaaCTTCCATTAGATAAATAACTgatctagaaataaaaatatattaccaATCAATGAATTTCATCTCAGAAATCtactgacagaaaataaaaataaaataagtgcAAAAGTGTAATACCAGTTTGGGACTTTGAGGCAGTAAGTTCAGAATGGctctttcctgttgctttttatAATCAGTAAACACATTTTAGAGAATTTGTGTTATCTTGGTCTGTTAGCATTCTTCAGAGAttcttatgcattttttttccacattgaaattcttatttttttcccattcctgtTTTTGGTTGATTTCTGCATTCTCTCCTACCCAATATCTTCAGTGTTTATTGGATTATATGAGTTAAGCAGATTATATGAGTTAAGCAGgagttactttctctttttctcctggcTCCTTTAAAGATTGCTTATAAAAGCTATGCCTTTCTGTATGTGACGTTAGCAAATTgtcaaataaattttaaatagatacAGTATTAATGTACTGATAAATTCTTATGATGTACTATTTTATGTAGACTtctcattgacttcagcaggagtTAAGCAAGCTTCTGATGAAAATAGAATTGTTTATTACAAAGTTATCTCAGTATGATCTCTGTAAACAACATAGAAAGTGGTCAGAACCTGtcagaaaatactgcagtcCATAACTAGCAGCAGCATTACAGGAAGGGATAATATATGCACATGCCAATACATAAAGAAATCAAGAAGTTTGTATAcgcatatatatttttatatatacatacatatatatacgcatatatatgtgtgcattggtaaatatatatgaaacatATATCTTATATTTATATTGCCATCTTTTACAGAataggagagaaggaaaaaggaaattctgaaaatagaagcacaaagtgcaaaatttttttaattatttttctgtttgttgttactgtatttttgctcttgctttttaattttaaaaaaattaattattcatttataaTCTCAAAGTCCTATGGAATTCTaatgtcttttaaagaaatcaagCATTCTTTATTATCTTCAACCATAAAATGGTAAAGTGATGTGGCCTTCCAGGCCTTTTAAGTAGAATTTATTGTATAATTCTTTAATGATAGTTAATCTAGATAATGTCAAACCAAAAATGAGGCTTCTGCTTGTCAGTCATAATTTAGTAATTTctaaagatttgttttcaggATGAAAAAGATGCTTATACTACGAGTCATCTTTCATTATGGTATTCTTTCCTCCCAGAAGGTACGCAGCAGATTCTGCATATATCCGGTGAAATTCATCTCACTTAGCCATCTGTAAATTAAGATTTAAGTATAAACATATCAGAGCTTCTTATTGTCATCTGAGGAGAGATGACCTCCAAGGGTCATCACATCCTAAACCACCTAAAATAGTTGGGATGAATCCTCAAAtgaaatttctgtctttcaatGACCACAAGAGACTTATTTGACCACCTTCACCTAGCTACCTCATTTCCCAATAGCTAAGTATAGGTGAGAATAATTCAACCAAATTCTAGTTTAGTATCTTGGAGAACTATAACAGGAGTGGTTTAGATAGCAATAGACTTGCTAAAGATAACTAAACATGGGACCTAGGTATTACAACTTCAAAGCTTTTGAGACAGTAACCTAAAAAGGACTATTCACTGCTTGTTTGTTACTCTCATATACAAGAAAATCTATAAAGTAATTTCAATACTAATGAAAGTATAATCCCATTTGTCACTCCTCATCTTGAATAAATGGTGGTCTTAGattcttcttttgttgttgttgttgttgttgttgagagagagagagatgtagTATTAAAACGATAACATTCACCAACAAGCTCTGCTTTAGAAAGCCACTCTAATAGAGAGGTCAGCGTCTCATATTTAATAATTCCTTGGCCTTCACATCCTTCAGTTTTATAAcgaaagaaaaagaatggtCATTTCTGAGTAACCTGTCAATTGAGTCGGTAATGGCTAGGATGTTTGTACAGTCTAAATTTTTGGCTTTCTTCGAAAACAGTTTCAAATGCAGCTTCTTCAATACTATCTAGgcaaattcctctttttttttaatggtttatGGCTGTTGCTGTAGACACCCTCAAATCTTACAGCTCTGTCTtgaattctgtttctttgaatAGATCACTGAAATGCTCGCTCGCTCTCTCTGTAGCTATCCATTTATGATTTAAAAGCCTTGATAATAATGACAATGTGTAAACAACACTTTTCTTACAAATTTAAGTTATTTGTTGCTTAGGAACAGAGAAGCATTTAAGCTAAAGAATAGTCAAAAGtacatttcctattttttctgaCTTCCAGTTTCCTTCTATTCTTTACTTGTTAGccaaaagaaaatctaataaCTTTATAGACCTCACACAAAGCCTTGATCGTGTCAGCACAAGCTGATTGCTGAATGTTAGTTACACACtacattaattctttttttcaggcctaggggaaaaaaggtagtacatagcagcagtgcacagacaaaacaaaaacaggtaTGCATGCCTGTTGTGCAAAGTCAAAATATGAGATAATTTAAATGCTGGAAGCAGCACTTTTGTTATTCCCCAAATTTAAGGGATGTTCTccacagagagagacagagagagaaacacaTAATTTTATGAGCACCTTGGCAGCACTATCGTTCAATACTTTATCAACTTTAAATCAACACGACCGATTTCCAAAACCAATTTTTGTATATTAGTAGAGTACTTCAAAACCTGAGACCACGTTCATGATCAAAAATGTGATTAGCTGTGTCCCCCAGTCATTAAAATcattaataaagaattaaaaaaacctgCAAGTGAAAATAGCACACAAAGAAGTACACTGATCCTTTGATGGAGAATATACAAAACTGTTAGGATTTACAAATTTACCATCACCAAGCTCATGCTGAAAAGCCGTGTATGTGAAAtagcttaattttattttttcaccaaCTTACTGGTAAAATCAACTTTtgtaattttgattttcagCGACTGAAGAGGTTTTACTTATTATGTATGAATGTAATTATTGCTAATCAGATGCCATAAAGCTGAACCTGTTAAAGAGCACAAAATGTTTGTGGACTGGAATATTCTGGTACCTCTTAGTGCAATgtcacctcttttttttttttttttttttttttccattcatcaTTGCAGTTGCAAGTGGCACATCATCTGtaattaattattctttttgtcAGGAGGATTCTTTGCACTGTTTTGGTGGTAGATGATATAACTCATTTAGCTCATTCTGGTGTAGAAAAAGAATTAAGCTTCGcacttttgagatttttttcttcttttcaggtatttttttcttttgaaactctGTTTGCATAAACACATTTCATCATGCATGAGCCCCCAAAAGCTGCACAATACAACAATCATTAGCAATGCAAAAAAAGGCAACATAACAATCATTTATAAACAGCCTCCTATTTGCAGAATAAACCCTAGCAATGCTGCAACTGAGTGGACAGTAGATCTGCAGTAGATCAGATGGTAACTGAGGTTCATCATTGACTGGCCACCACAAATCTGCCCACCTGGATTTCAGTGAGCAGTTCCTTATGCTGTGGTCATCTCTTCATTCTGCACCCTTCAGTGTTTCCTTGGTTTGCAAGGACACAGAGCGCACATGCCTTCTTTTGGTGCTCACTAATGAATCTTGTTACCTCCTTTTACGTTGGTACCTCAGGTCTTCGCCATAATTGCCTATCACCAAAATTTGATagctttcatttgtatttacttGCTGGGAAAAAGGAGAGGACAAAATTGCAGGGACACCTATTTGATATGAACAACCTGCAAATGTCCTATGGGCACATGCTACACAGAGTGTCATTTAGGAGCTTCTCTGATACCAGTCATATTTACAAATCAATGCATATAAGGGCTATTGACCTCATCAATCACCATATTCCACTTAGAAATGATAATAtcactgcttttattatttatttttcaaaatctcagtATTTTACCAAACATATACAAGTATATACGAAACAACAGaatataattctgaaaaaagGGTCTAAACATATTTTGTCTCTGTGGGATTTGTAAAAAGTAAAGCTACTGGTGTCATGTATTGCAGTCCTTGCTCAAATGAAACTAACTTAATTTGATCTAGTGGGATTTCTGACAGAGTAAGTTTAAAGAATACACATCCCATACCGAAAGTTTAGGTCAAAAGCCCCTCAACCTTTCAAGCACAAATAGATCACATTAGAAGTTCACAGTAAGTTTATTCAGATCATCCACATCTAATCCACTTTTTTACTCAACTTCCTATCACCTTCTGGATAGTCATTCAGAAAGCAATAAAGGCCAAATCCTACACAAAGTATGTCTCCTGCCTAACTAGATTACATGCTTGAGTTTCCTCAGGGCAGCATGGAACAAGTATCTGTTTTCTCACCACCCAATGAAGCTGGAATTACTCCAAAGCCTGAGGGATTCTAGGCAGCCTATTAACTAACTCCATACCCATTCCCCTTCACTTATCCttaaaaaacaatgtttatGGAGGCAGAGTTAATGTCCATGTGATGTGGAGGATATAAATTCCATACATGATATGCCAATAGCTTggtccttcttcctttctgcaccAGGGCAATGCCTCGCTAAAAAGTGTCAAGGCAAGGCAGGACTGGTACTGTAACAATAATAATCAAAATAGCTCGACATAGATAGCAGTGTGCAGAGACGCTGCACCTGACAGCGCAGTAAAACTTGGAAAGGACAACATAGAActtgggaaaggaaaataattccttcaAAAGAACTAACCTACATTTCACTATACCCATCTCTTTTTGCATCTGTTTAACGATGTTcaatgatacattttttttttcttttacagaaacaCATCTaggtatttattaaaaacagaagagactATTAGGTATCTAGGCACTGATGTGACATTTATCAAACATAAATGCATACAGACAATAATTTGGatgttcaaattaaaatattctgggtacttgaaataaaaaacaagcacTATTTTAGCCAGCTGTGTACAGCACATTCCTCTTACTATCATTTTAGCTACAATTtgtaattcctttttaaatgaacatttttttaactcagCAAGAATCCCATACCATCAGTAAGCctttatgaaacatttaaattagCCACTGCTTGAGAGTTACGTTCTACATCAATACACAtttttgcacttaaaaatatgACTAGTTCTATATTCCTTCTGCAGTTGGATGCCATCTCACCTTAGTTTGCTGCTGCACAGAATTGCACACATTACAATTCAACAGTGAAATAAGGCAGAAATTTCTGTTCATCCAATCATTTCACACTATCCTAgtgcttttcaaaaatttcttttaattaacttGTGATTAGGTATGGAATAATACTATTGTATCACAACATATGTAACATGAAAAGGTAGACTGataaacaaaaattatgtaaaataagcattttattacaaataaGTCATTCACACCAGAATTCTTGATGACTTGAAATGTcaaacttcagttaaaaaaaaacacatgggAAAATGTGAGTCTCATTCTAATATCTAATAATTGGACACTGGTAGTTGAACAAGGGCccatgtttaagaaaaataaaaaggaaagaaaaatggtacTATTTACAACAGAtataagagaaacaaaagcaaaaaaaaaaaaaaaaaaaaagaaaaagaaaagaaaagaaaagaaaaatgggactCTAATAGTTGCATCACCTGATAAGCAAACAGACAGCAGAgagtataaaaagaaaaaaagtgaaggcaAAAAAATTGTACTAACTCAGTATTTTACATGAATAGATAGAAATATAGAAAGGGCATTATAAGTGGAATTATCCACCCTGCTCACTAGATAAGAAAGATACTTATGGAAGATTATCCTGAAAAAAAGATCGTTTAATAATGATACAATAGCTCTCTGTCATTGCTTCAGTGGTGgctgctgttttgcaaaatCTTCTTTGCTAAATTCAAGTGCAGGTTTCAGCTGAGATGACTGAATGGCTACTATGTCCTCTCCTTCGCTTATTAGCTCTGCTCTATGTCACATTTATCCTGCCAACCACTTAACCTACGGTCAACTGCAAAAGCTGCAATCTCCGTTCAGAGGAAGATTGCATCTGCTCCAGtccttttctcttgccttagttcTGAAATTACTTCTCTCCCCCTCAGGGTACACATTCTCTATAAATTACATACACACTTTGAATATGCCTTCCTGTCAAATCATCATTTTTCCATTATATATTTAAAGGCATAGGTTTGGTAAGTGGGTATTAGTCAAAAAATGTTTGGATTGCAATGAGTAACATTAGCAAGTTTGCTAAGTACCCAGAATGCTGTAGCAGGCACCTTGTTCATCGGATGAAGTATGTAGTTGTGATAGCCGGCCAAAGCGGAGGTTTGAGAACACAGGAGACCTAGCTgttcactaaaatattttccaaggaCAACAATAACATTAACAATTTACTGGCAAAACACGCTTCGACGTGCATATTGCAACTGCTATTGAGGAAGCAGATGTGATGCTGGAATAGCAGACCTATTAAAAGCTCCAGAGCCAAAACAAACACTGATGTATCCAGTGGTAGTAATTCTTTGGACCATGAGGGGGTGAATGGGAAGGTGGACATTTTCAAATTCTCCAGTGCTACTAAGCAACATGTACTTCAGGAATATCAGTGTAGCAAATGCTACATTCTGATTTTGGGCAGTGGTCAGTTCGCATAGCTCACAACTGAAGATACCACGGAATTTTACCTACCACAATTGTGTtgcaaaaatataattctttgTAGTATTCCTCTGTTTAGCTTAGTTCCTAAGCGTATTTAAGCATCAGTTAAACTGT encodes:
- the RASSF9 gene encoding ras association domain-containing protein 9 isoform X2 — its product is MASNEREIVVWVCQEEKIVCGLTKRTTCAEVIQALLEEHQTTFGEKKVLFGKPSDYCIIEKWRGSERVLPPLTKILRLWKAWGEEQPNLHFVLVKSDAFLSFPLWKTAEAKVVQNVEKQWELSPANYMKMLPIDKQKKIVRKTFRKLAKLKQDSVQQERDNMETLIHLIISQDHTIHQQVLRMKELDLEIEKCEAKFHLDRVANDGENYVQDSYLMVSPNEAEQQMNRPDDQKEMHEYLNKSEGILQVEERLKHHKQLIEKLCAEIEKEVRGICTERNADDVHTEGATNADLENSNLESVKCELEKSMKDGLRINSCLSCIQKELTYRDSLLQKKEKEYELLAEEFNLLHVKDNMEARLPSNGEPSKGTGVSSTAVPDFVHRVTNLDINDTDSDTGISSTHSQDSEITSGDMVLLST
- the RASSF9 gene encoding ras association domain-containing protein 9 isoform X1; this translates as MAPFGRNLLKTRHKNRSPSKDMASNEREIVVWVCQEEKIVCGLTKRTTCAEVIQALLEEHQTTFGEKKVLFGKPSDYCIIEKWRGSERVLPPLTKILRLWKAWGEEQPNLHFVLVKSDAFLSFPLWKTAEAKVVQNVEKQWELSPANYMKMLPIDKQKKIVRKTFRKLAKLKQDSVQQERDNMETLIHLIISQDHTIHQQVLRMKELDLEIEKCEAKFHLDRVANDGENYVQDSYLMVSPNEAEQQMNRPDDQKEMHEYLNKSEGILQVEERLKHHKQLIEKLCAEIEKEVRGICTERNADDVHTEGATNADLENSNLESVKCELEKSMKDGLRINSCLSCIQKELTYRDSLLQKKEKEYELLAEEFNLLHVKDNMEARLPSNGEPSKGTGVSSTAVPDFVHRVTNLDINDTDSDTGISSTHSQDSEITSGDMVLLST